In Microtus pennsylvanicus isolate mMicPen1 chromosome 17, mMicPen1.hap1, whole genome shotgun sequence, one genomic interval encodes:
- the Txndc2 gene encoding thioredoxin domain-containing protein 2, whose product MGGNDTNENPLQVLSQNEALLVPRFLDTARAREKAIDPKVSNTPHVFTEESEISQQVSDTPKFSESTIPPTRGVSPKPSEKTTQLKEGDTSKPSAKANNPKQENISQTSGHSMQTKQSNMTKSFANTTQPKQGTTLKPEASSSHHKEASMPKSSEDNIQSKEGNIPKSSQDTILSKDDKIHKPLKDSISPKETDIPKSSQDTILSKDDKIHKPLKDSISPKETDIPKSSQDTILSKDVKIHKPLKDSISPKERGIPKSSQDTILFKERDISKSSQDTILFKERDIPKSSQDTIISKDAKIHKPLKDSISPKERDIPKSSQDTILFKERDIPKSSQDTILPKDVKIHKPLEDSISPKERDIPQSSQDKILFKASDIPRSSQDSIQFKEGEITKSPEDTITSQEDYIIKSLEDTRPPDKSNISHLESEIELPEEDMVRMIIDKEEFDEVLKEAGEKLVAVDFSASWCGPCRAIRPYFHFLSLKHEDVVFLEVDADDCVELIQDRDVFTLPTFQFYKKEEKVAEFSGALKEKLVANIEELK is encoded by the exons ATGGGCGGGAATGACACCAACg aaaATCCATTACAGGTTCTATCCCAAAATGAGGCTCTTCTGGTCCCACGGTTCTTGGACACAGCCCGGGCCAGAGAGAAGGCCATTGATCCCAAGGTCAGCAACACACCCCATGTGTTCACAGAGGAGTCTGAGATCTCACAGCAGGTTAGTGACACCCCCAAGTTCTCAGAAAGTACCATCCCTCCTACACGTGGAGTTAGCCCCAAGCCCTCAGAAAAAACTACCCAGCTGAAAGAGGGCGACACCTCGAAGCCCTCAGCCAAAGCTAATAATCCAAAACAGGAAAATATTTCTCAGACTTCAGGCCACTCCATGCAAACCAAGCAGAGCAACATGACCAAATCCTTCGCAAACACCACCCAGCCTAAACAGGGGACCACCCTCAAGCCTGAAGCAAGCAGCAGCCATCACAAGGAGGCCAGCATGCCCAAGTCATCAGAGGACAATATCCAATCCAAGGAGGGTAACATCCCCAAGTCCTCACAGGACACAATCTTGTCCAAAGATGATAAAATCCACAAACCCTTAAAAGACAGCATCTCACCCAAGGAGACAGACATCCCCAAGTCCTCACAGGACACAATCTTGTCCAAAGATGATAAAATCCACAAACCCTTAAAAGACAGCATCTCACCCAAGGAGACAGACATCCCCAAATCCTCACAGGACACCATCCTATCCAAAGATGTTAAAATCCACAAGCCCTTAAAAGACAGCATCTCACCCAAGGAGAGAGGCATCCCCAAGTCCTCACAGGACACCATCCTGTTCAAGGAGAGAGACATCTCCAAATCCTCACAGGACACCATCCTGTTCAAGGAGAGAGACATCCCCAAATCCTCACAGGACACCATCATATCCAAAGATGCTAAAATCCACAAGCCCttaaaagacagcatttcacCTAAGGAGAGAGACATCCCCAAATCCTCACAGGATACCATCCTGTTCAAGGAGAGAGACATTCCCAAATCCTCACAGGACACTATCCTACCCAAAGATGTTAAAATCCACAAGCCTTTAGAAGACAGCATCTCACCCAAGGAGAGAGACATCCCCCAATCCTCACAGGACAAAATCCTGTTCAAAGCAAGTGACATCCCCAGGTCCTCACAGGACAGCATCCAGTTCAAGGAGGGAGAAATCACCAAGTCTCCAGAAGACACCATCACATCCCAGGAAGACTACATTATCAAGTCCTTAGAAGACACAAGGCCACCCGATAAAAGCAACATCTCACACTTGGAATCAGAAATAGAGCTTCCGGAGGAAGACATGGTGAGAATGATCATCGACAAGGAGGAGTTTGATGAGGTGCTTAAAGAGGCCGGGGAGAAGCTGGTGGCAGTGGACTTCTCAGCCTCTTGGTGTGGGCCTTGCAGAGCCATCAGGCCGTATTTCCATTTCCTGTCTTTGAAACATGAGGATGTGGTATTCCTGGAAGTAGATGCCGATGACTGCGTAGAACTGATACAAGACCGTGATGTCTTCACCCTCCCAACTTTCCAGttttacaaaaaagaagaaaaggtggcTGAATTTTCTGGTGCCCTCAAGGAAAAACTGGTTGCAAACATTGAAGAATTAAAGTAA